The Lacrimispora xylanolytica genome has a segment encoding these proteins:
- a CDS encoding DNA polymerase III subunit alpha: MAFTHLHVHTEYSLLDGSSKIKELVHRVKELGMDSVAITDHGVMYGVIDFYRAAKEAEIKPIIGCEVYVTSGSRFDREVNSGEDRYYHLVLLAENNQGYQNLMKIVSKGFVDGFYYKPRVDYEILEKYHEGIIALSACLAGEVQRYISRGLYDQGKAAALHYQEIFGKGNFFLELQDHGIPAQQTVNQGLVRMSQELGIDLVATNDIHYTYAEDEAPHDILLCIQTGKKVADENRMRYEGGQYYCKSEEEMRTLFSFATQAIDNTQKIADRCNVDIEFGVTKLPKYEVPEGFDSWSYLNKLCTDGFKQHYPEDDGTLKERLDYELDVIHSMGYVDYFLIVWDFIHYARSQDIMVGPGRGSAAGSIVSYCLGITNIDPIRYNLLFERFLNPERVSMPDIDIDFCFERRQEVIDYVVEKYGKDQVVQIVTFGTLAAKGVVRDVGRVLDMPYARCDAIAKMIPGDLGMTLEKALKQSPDLRSAYNEDSEVKYLIDMSMRLEGLPRHTSMHAAGVVISKNSVDEYVPLSRAADGTITTQFTMTTLEELGLLKMDFLGLRTLTVIQKAVAEVEKNRDIIIDMDLINYDDKAVLNSIGTGKDEGVFQLESSGMKSFMKELKPESLEDIIAGISLYRPGPMDFIPKYLKGKNDRASITFDCPQLEPILRPTHGCIVYQEQVMQIVRDLAGYTMGRSDLVRRAMSKKKTYVMEKERQNFVYGNPEEGVTGCIANGIDEKVANRIYDEMIDFAKYAFNKSHAAAYAVVSYQTAYLKYYYPQEFMAALLTSVMDNVTKVSEYILNCRQMGIQILPPDINEGESGFSVSGGSIRYGLSAIKSVGRSVVELIVQERQQNGVFHDMEDFIDRMSNKEVNKRTLENFIKSGALDTLPGTRKQKLLIAPELLDQRSKDRKNTMEGQMTLFDFAGEEEKTHYQITFPDVGEFIKEDILAFEKETLGIYLSGHPMEAYEETWRNNITAVTNDFIVDEEIGAAKVQDGSYVTIGGMITGKTVKTTRNNKMMAFITLEDLLGSVEVIVFPKDYESKRDVFIEESKVFIQGRVSIGDDPVGKLVCERVIPFSVLPKELWLKFPDKDAYAGSERELLEELKESEGSDSVIIYLEKERAKKVLPSNRNVNADEELIRHLAKKLGEKNVKVVEKKLEKIGKMN; this comes from the coding sequence ATGGCATTTACGCATTTACACGTCCATACAGAATACAGTCTTTTGGATGGTTCCAGTAAAATCAAAGAGCTTGTGCACAGAGTCAAGGAACTTGGTATGGACAGTGTAGCGATCACAGACCATGGTGTCATGTATGGTGTGATCGATTTTTACAGAGCAGCCAAAGAAGCGGAAATCAAGCCCATTATTGGGTGCGAGGTATATGTGACCTCCGGTTCAAGATTTGACCGGGAGGTAAACAGCGGAGAAGACAGATACTACCATCTGGTACTTCTTGCGGAAAACAACCAAGGGTATCAAAACCTGATGAAGATTGTTTCCAAGGGATTTGTGGATGGATTTTATTATAAACCAAGAGTGGATTATGAGATTTTAGAGAAGTATCACGAAGGAATCATAGCTCTTAGTGCATGTCTGGCAGGCGAGGTCCAGCGGTACATAAGCCGTGGTCTTTACGATCAGGGAAAGGCGGCAGCCCTTCATTATCAGGAGATATTTGGAAAGGGAAACTTCTTTTTAGAGCTTCAGGACCATGGAATACCGGCCCAGCAGACCGTCAATCAGGGACTGGTCCGCATGAGTCAGGAACTCGGGATTGACCTGGTGGCGACCAATGATATCCATTATACCTATGCAGAAGATGAGGCGCCACACGACATCCTCTTATGCATTCAGACGGGGAAAAAGGTTGCAGATGAGAACCGGATGCGCTATGAGGGGGGCCAGTATTATTGCAAGTCTGAGGAAGAGATGAGAACCTTGTTTTCTTTTGCCACTCAGGCGATTGACAACACTCAGAAAATCGCAGACCGCTGTAACGTAGATATCGAGTTTGGTGTGACCAAGCTTCCTAAATATGAGGTGCCGGAAGGGTTTGATTCCTGGTCTTATTTAAATAAACTGTGTACCGATGGTTTTAAACAGCATTATCCGGAGGATGACGGAACCTTAAAGGAGAGGCTTGATTATGAGCTGGATGTCATCCACTCCATGGGTTACGTGGATTACTTCTTAATCGTTTGGGACTTTATCCATTATGCCAGATCCCAGGACATTATGGTGGGGCCAGGAAGAGGGTCTGCCGCCGGCAGTATTGTATCCTACTGTCTGGGCATCACCAATATTGATCCCATACGCTATAACCTTCTGTTTGAACGTTTCCTGAACCCGGAACGAGTATCCATGCCGGATATCGATATTGACTTCTGCTTCGAACGGCGGCAGGAAGTCATCGATTATGTGGTGGAGAAGTACGGAAAGGATCAGGTGGTTCAGATCGTGACCTTTGGTACTCTGGCAGCAAAGGGTGTGGTCCGTGACGTTGGAAGAGTGCTTGATATGCCTTATGCCCGCTGTGACGCCATTGCAAAGATGATCCCGGGTGATCTTGGCATGACCCTTGAGAAGGCCCTAAAACAAAGCCCTGACCTTCGTAGTGCCTACAATGAGGACTCAGAGGTCAAATACTTAATTGATATGTCTATGCGTCTGGAGGGATTGCCAAGGCATACCTCTATGCATGCGGCAGGAGTAGTAATCAGTAAGAATTCAGTGGATGAATACGTCCCCTTATCAAGAGCTGCGGACGGAACCATCACGACTCAGTTTACCATGACAACGTTGGAAGAACTGGGACTGTTAAAGATGGATTTCCTGGGACTTCGTACCCTGACCGTTATCCAGAAGGCAGTCGCAGAAGTGGAGAAAAACAGGGATATTATCATTGATATGGACCTTATTAATTATGATGATAAGGCTGTTTTAAATTCCATTGGTACCGGAAAAGACGAAGGCGTGTTCCAGCTGGAGAGTTCTGGTATGAAAAGCTTTATGAAAGAGTTAAAGCCAGAAAGCCTGGAGGACATTATAGCCGGAATCTCCCTGTATCGTCCAGGTCCTATGGACTTTATCCCCAAATACTTAAAAGGGAAGAATGACAGGGCGTCGATCACCTTTGACTGTCCTCAGCTCGAACCTATCTTAAGGCCGACACACGGCTGTATTGTTTATCAGGAGCAGGTTATGCAGATCGTGCGGGATCTGGCTGGTTACACCATGGGCCGAAGCGATCTTGTCCGCAGAGCCATGTCAAAGAAGAAGACATACGTCATGGAAAAGGAGCGCCAGAACTTTGTTTATGGTAATCCGGAGGAAGGAGTTACCGGTTGTATTGCCAATGGCATAGATGAAAAGGTGGCGAACCGCATCTACGATGAGATGATCGATTTTGCCAAGTATGCCTTTAACAAGTCTCATGCGGCCGCTTATGCAGTGGTTTCCTATCAGACAGCTTATTTAAAGTACTATTATCCTCAGGAGTTTATGGCAGCTTTACTGACTTCTGTTATGGATAATGTAACAAAGGTATCGGAATATATTTTAAACTGCAGACAGATGGGCATTCAGATTCTTCCCCCTGATATTAATGAGGGAGAAAGCGGATTTTCTGTGTCAGGAGGATCCATTCGTTACGGCCTTTCTGCCATCAAGAGTGTGGGAAGATCCGTGGTGGAACTTATTGTTCAGGAACGCCAGCAAAATGGGGTGTTTCATGACATGGAAGATTTTATCGACCGGATGAGCAACAAGGAAGTCAACAAGCGGACCCTGGAAAACTTCATTAAATCAGGAGCCCTTGATACCCTTCCAGGGACGAGAAAGCAGAAGCTTTTGATTGCTCCGGAGCTTTTAGATCAAAGGAGCAAGGATCGTAAAAATACCATGGAAGGCCAGATGACTCTTTTTGATTTTGCAGGAGAAGAGGAAAAGACTCACTACCAGATTACGTTTCCGGATGTGGGAGAGTTTATCAAAGAGGATATCCTGGCATTTGAAAAGGAGACCCTTGGCATTTACTTAAGCGGTCATCCCATGGAAGCCTATGAGGAGACCTGGAGAAACAATATCACTGCGGTCACCAATGACTTTATTGTAGATGAGGAAATCGGAGCCGCAAAGGTGCAGGACGGTTCTTATGTGACCATCGGAGGAATGATTACCGGGAAAACAGTAAAAACTACAAGAAACAACAAAATGATGGCTTTTATTACTCTGGAAGATCTGCTTGGTTCTGTGGAAGTAATCGTGTTTCCCAAGGATTATGAAAGCAAACGTGACGTTTTTATAGAAGAATCCAAAGTATTTATCCAGGGAAGAGTATCCATTGGTGATGATCCTGTAGGAAAACTGGTCTGCGAGCGGGTAATTCCCTTTTCCGTTCTTCCTAAGGAGCTTTGGCTTAAATTCCCGGACAAAGACGCTTATGCAGGCAGTGAACGGGAGCTTTTAGAAGAATTAAAGGAATCAGAAGGTAGTGATTCTGTTATCATCTATCTGGAAAAAGAACGGGCAAAAAAGGTTCTTCCTAGCAATCGCAATGTCAACGCCGATGAAGAGCTGATTCGTCATTTAGCCAAGAAACTTGGTGAAAAAAATGTCAAAGTTGTGGAAAAAAAACTTGAAAAGATTGGCAAAATGAATTAG
- a CDS encoding HPr family phosphocarrier protein gives MVRRTVTVELASGLEARPVAMLVQVASQYDSNIYVEIESKRVNAKSIMGMMTLGLAAGEQITVTAEGTDEEQAVTEIEKYLSNHE, from the coding sequence ATGGTAAGAAGAACAGTCACCGTGGAACTCGCATCAGGCTTAGAAGCCAGACCGGTAGCTATGTTAGTTCAGGTTGCAAGTCAGTATGACAGCAACATCTATGTTGAGATCGAATCCAAAAGAGTCAATGCAAAGAGCATTATGGGGATGATGACCCTTGGTCTTGCGGCTGGGGAACAGATTACGGTCACAGCGGAAGGTACGGATGAGGAACAGGCTGTTACCGAGATTGAGAAATATTTAAGCAATCATGAGTGA
- the whiA gene encoding DNA-binding protein WhiA, producing MSFSSKLKEELSRQISPARHCQIAEMAAIISLCGKIIISEEDRYTIKIHTENVAVARKYFTLLKKTFNISTDVSIRRNAYLNKNRTYTVTIREHEDALRVLHAVKLLDENGEVGENLNVVQNVVIQQSCCRRAFIRGAFLSSGSISDPEKFYHFEIVCATEEKAEQLKNIIATFGLEAKIVKRKRYYVVYIKEGNQIVDILNVMEAPVTLMELENIRILKDMRNSVNRQVNCETANINKTVSAAVKQIEDIEYIKDTIGLDNLPDNLREIARERLERPEATLKELGEALDPPVGKSGVNHRLRKLCDLAGRLRTAGMGSRME from the coding sequence ATGTCATTTTCTTCCAAGTTAAAAGAAGAGCTTTCCCGGCAGATCAGTCCGGCAAGGCATTGTCAGATTGCGGAGATGGCCGCTATTATCAGTCTTTGCGGGAAAATAATCATATCCGAAGAAGACAGATACACCATTAAAATTCATACGGAAAATGTAGCAGTTGCAAGAAAGTACTTTACATTATTGAAAAAAACATTTAATATAAGTACTGATGTTTCTATTAGAAGAAACGCTTACTTGAATAAGAACCGGACGTATACCGTTACAATCCGGGAGCATGAGGATGCCCTTAGGGTTTTGCATGCAGTAAAGCTTCTTGATGAAAACGGAGAAGTTGGGGAAAACTTAAATGTAGTACAGAATGTAGTCATCCAGCAGTCCTGCTGTAGAAGAGCATTTATCAGAGGAGCTTTTTTATCCTCAGGTTCCATTAGCGATCCTGAGAAATTCTATCATTTTGAAATCGTTTGTGCAACAGAAGAGAAAGCAGAGCAGTTAAAGAATATTATTGCCACCTTTGGCCTTGAAGCAAAAATTGTAAAAAGAAAGCGTTATTACGTGGTCTATATCAAAGAGGGAAACCAGATCGTAGATATCTTAAATGTGATGGAAGCCCCGGTTACCCTAATGGAGCTTGAAAATATCAGGATTTTAAAGGACATGCGTAACAGCGTAAACCGTCAGGTAAACTGCGAAACTGCCAACATTAACAAAACGGTATCCGCTGCGGTTAAGCAGATAGAAGATATAGAGTATATCAAAGATACAATAGGACTTGATAATCTCCCCGACAATTTAAGGGAGATTGCCAGAGAGAGACTTGAAAGACCGGAAGCTACCTTAAAGGAGCTTGGAGAAGCGCTTGACCCACCAGTGGGAAAATCAGGAGTGAATCACCGGCTGAGAAAACTTTGTGATCTGGCAGGGCGTCTGCGCACCGCAGGTATGGGCAGCAGAATGGAATAG
- the rapZ gene encoding RNase adapter RapZ: MRLVIITGMSGAGKTQALKMLEDMGFYCVDNLPIPLIEKFAELTLNNPDGIPNAALGIDIRSGEDLSVLNRIFDEWSRNRVPFEILFLDAGDETLIKRYKETRRAHPLAAGGRIDSGIIKERGKLAFLKEEADYIIDTSKLLTKELRQELEKIFVNHESYRNLYITLLSFGFKYGIPSDADLVFDVRFLPNPYYVEDLRHKTGEEKIVRDYVMQHGTADLFLDKLYDMLDFLIPNYVQEGKNQLVIAIGCTGGKHRSVTIAKAVYDRLKPSEEFGLKIEHRDIDKDSIRKRMG; the protein is encoded by the coding sequence GTGAGGCTTGTAATAATAACTGGCATGTCTGGAGCAGGCAAGACGCAGGCGTTAAAGATGTTGGAAGACATGGGGTTTTACTGCGTGGATAATCTTCCCATCCCTCTGATTGAAAAGTTCGCAGAACTGACCCTTAACAATCCGGACGGCATACCCAATGCTGCTCTTGGAATTGATATCCGAAGCGGAGAAGATCTGTCGGTACTGAATCGGATTTTTGATGAATGGTCCAGAAACCGGGTGCCCTTTGAGATCCTTTTCCTGGATGCTGGTGATGAGACACTCATCAAGCGGTATAAGGAGACCAGAAGGGCGCACCCTCTGGCAGCAGGTGGTCGGATTGACAGTGGTATCATAAAAGAGCGGGGAAAGCTGGCGTTCTTAAAGGAAGAGGCAGATTATATTATAGATACCAGCAAGCTTCTTACAAAAGAATTGAGACAGGAACTGGAGAAGATTTTTGTTAACCATGAATCGTACCGGAATCTATACATTACTCTGCTTTCCTTTGGTTTTAAATATGGGATTCCTTCTGATGCAGACCTGGTGTTTGATGTGAGATTTCTCCCAAATCCTTATTATGTGGAAGACCTTCGGCACAAAACCGGAGAAGAAAAGATCGTGCGGGACTATGTCATGCAACATGGAACCGCTGACTTGTTTTTGGACAAGCTATATGATATGCTGGACTTTCTCATTCCCAATTATGTGCAGGAAGGGAAAAACCAGCTGGTAATAGCCATTGGCTGTACCGGAGGCAAGCACCGTTCCGTAACCATTGCAAAAGCAGTCTATGACAGGCTTAAGCCCAGTGAGGAATTCGGGCTTAAGATAGAGCACAGAGATATTGATAAGGATAGTATACGGAAAAGGATGGGCTAG
- the murB gene encoding UDP-N-acetylmuramate dehydrogenase — MTDIYEKLLGAADKNHIKVGEEMRKHTSFKVGGPAACFVTPTDEKELSGVLRVCREEEVPYFILGNGSNLLVGDEGFDGVVISMDGFAGCEVDRETGIVQAGAGLSLARIAQEAYKASLTGFEFAAGIPGTLGGAVVMNAGAYGSEMKEVLRSVRVLTPEGEVKEIPAPELNLGYRTSCIIPMQYVVLDAKIRLKEGDPVSIKSRMDELAGRRKEKQPLEYPSAGSTFKRPEGYFAGKLIEDAGLRGFTLGGAQVSDKHCGFVINKDHATAADIKALCEEVKERVRKKSGVELEMEVKTLGKF, encoded by the coding sequence ATGACTGATATTTATGAAAAACTTCTTGGTGCAGCCGATAAAAACCATATAAAAGTAGGGGAAGAGATGCGAAAGCATACATCCTTCAAGGTAGGCGGACCTGCTGCCTGCTTTGTAACTCCAACCGACGAAAAGGAGCTTTCTGGTGTTCTGCGTGTATGCCGGGAAGAAGAGGTTCCTTATTTCATTCTGGGAAATGGAAGCAATCTTCTGGTGGGAGATGAAGGGTTTGACGGAGTTGTGATATCCATGGACGGCTTTGCAGGCTGTGAAGTGGACCGGGAAACAGGGATTGTTCAGGCTGGTGCCGGACTTTCTTTAGCCCGGATTGCCCAGGAGGCTTATAAGGCATCCTTAACAGGGTTTGAATTTGCAGCAGGCATCCCGGGTACACTGGGAGGAGCGGTTGTAATGAATGCCGGTGCATATGGTTCTGAGATGAAAGAGGTGCTGCGCTCTGTCAGGGTATTGACTCCTGAGGGCGAAGTAAAAGAAATTCCAGCTCCAGAGCTGAATCTTGGATATCGAACCAGCTGCATCATACCAATGCAATACGTGGTACTGGATGCCAAAATCCGGTTAAAGGAGGGAGATCCGGTTTCTATTAAGAGCAGGATGGATGAACTTGCCGGAAGAAGAAAAGAAAAACAGCCTTTGGAATATCCCAGTGCAGGCAGTACCTTTAAAAGACCGGAAGGTTATTTTGCAGGTAAGCTGATTGAAGATGCAGGACTGAGGGGATTTACCCTGGGTGGTGCACAGGTATCAGATAAGCATTGCGGTTTTGTGATCAATAAAGATCATGCCACTGCGGCGGATATTAAGGCACTTTGTGAGGAAGTAAAGGAACGGGTAAGAAAAAAATCCGGAGTAGAGCTTGAGATGGAAGTAAAGACGCTGGGTAAGTTCTAA
- the hprK gene encoding HPr(Ser) kinase/phosphatase yields the protein MHGVAITDLIEKMSLRNMTPEIDADKIVLSHPDVNRPALQLTGFFDHFDNERVQIIGYVEQEYINQMGRERKLEMYDKLLACQIPCLVYSRSQVPDEDILALCNHYGVPCLVSDKTTSDLMAEIIRWLKVKLAPCISIHGVLVDVFGEGVLIMGESGIGKSEAALELIKRGHRLVTDDVVEIRKVSDATLIGRAPEITKHFIELRGIGIIDVKTLFGVESVKDTQAIDMVIKLEDWDKDKEYDRLGIEDQYTEFLGNRVVCHSIPVRPGRNLAIIVESAAVNYRQKKMGYNAAQELYNRVQANLSRKQDD from the coding sequence ATGCATGGAGTAGCGATTACGGATTTGATCGAAAAGATGAGTCTTAGGAATATGACTCCGGAGATTGATGCGGATAAAATTGTATTAAGCCATCCTGATGTCAATCGTCCGGCACTGCAGCTTACTGGATTTTTTGATCATTTTGATAATGAAAGAGTGCAGATCATCGGCTATGTGGAGCAGGAATATATCAATCAGATGGGCAGAGAGAGAAAGCTTGAGATGTACGATAAGCTTTTAGCCTGTCAGATTCCGTGCCTGGTATACAGCCGCAGCCAGGTTCCTGATGAGGATATCCTGGCTCTTTGCAACCATTACGGCGTTCCCTGCCTTGTTTCAGATAAGACCACATCTGACTTAATGGCAGAGATTATCCGCTGGTTAAAAGTTAAGCTGGCTCCCTGCATCAGCATTCACGGTGTTTTAGTGGATGTTTTTGGTGAAGGCGTGCTTATCATGGGAGAGAGCGGTATCGGAAAAAGCGAAGCAGCTCTGGAACTGATCAAACGAGGACATCGTCTGGTGACCGATGATGTTGTGGAGATTCGTAAGGTAAGTGATGCGACCCTGATCGGAAGAGCTCCGGAAATTACAAAGCATTTTATCGAATTAAGGGGAATTGGAATCATTGATGTAAAGACCCTGTTCGGTGTGGAAAGCGTAAAAGATACCCAGGCCATTGATATGGTAATTAAATTAGAAGACTGGGATAAAGATAAAGAATATGACAGACTGGGGATTGAAGACCAGTATACGGAATTTTTAGGAAACCGGGTGGTGTGTCATTCCATTCCAGTACGTCCAGGACGTAACCTGGCCATTATCGTTGAATCAGCGGCTGTTAATTACAGACAAAAGAAGATGGGGTACAACGCGGCTCAGGAATTATATAACCGCGTCCAGGCAAACCTGTCAAGAAAACAGGATGATTGA
- the uvrC gene encoding excinuclease ABC subunit UvrC, giving the protein MDHIEFNIEEELKKLPSQPGVYIMHDRRDEIIYVGKAISLKNRVRQYFQSSRNKTAKIEQMVSRIARFEYIITDSELEALVLECNLIKEHRPRYNTMLKDDKTYPYIKVTVNEDFPRVLFSREMKKDKCKYFGPYTSAGAVKDTIELIHKLYQIRTCNRNLPRDIGKERPCLNYHIKQCQAPCQGYINKEDYGKSISQALEFLGGKYSPVITMLEEKMQAASEEMDYEKAIEFRDLLNSVKQIAQKQKITDSGMEDRDIIAMAKDEKDAVVQVFFVREGRLIGREHFHVNIGAAEDNQQILTGFVKQFYAGTPFVPKELWVQTALEDDTVIEEWLSAKRGQKVKIMVPRKGQKERLVELAEKNAALVLSQDKEKIKREELRTIGAMNEVGNWLGLTEVRRIEAFDISNISGFESVGSMIVYENGKPKRNDYRKFKIKWVKGANDYASMHEVLTRRFSHGLKEAEELKEKGVDEEFGSFTRFPDLIMMDGGRGQVNIALQVIQDLGLAIPVCGMVKDDNHRTRGLYYNNVEIPIDRHSEGFKLITRVQDEAHRFAIEYHRSLRSKGQVKSILDDIEGIGPNRRKALMREFKGLEPIKEASMEELLKVPGMNARAAKSVYDFFH; this is encoded by the coding sequence ATGGACCACATCGAATTTAATATAGAAGAAGAATTAAAAAAACTGCCGTCCCAGCCTGGAGTGTATATCATGCATGACAGGAGGGACGAAATTATCTATGTAGGAAAAGCAATCAGCTTAAAAAACAGGGTCAGGCAGTATTTCCAAAGCAGCAGAAACAAGACGGCAAAAATCGAACAGATGGTGTCGAGGATCGCCCGGTTTGAATACATTATAACAGACTCGGAATTGGAAGCTCTTGTATTGGAATGCAACTTGATCAAGGAGCACCGTCCTCGCTATAATACCATGCTTAAGGATGATAAAACCTATCCTTATATTAAAGTTACGGTAAACGAGGACTTTCCCCGTGTCTTGTTCTCCAGAGAGATGAAAAAGGACAAATGCAAGTATTTTGGTCCCTACACCAGCGCTGGAGCTGTGAAGGATACCATAGAGCTGATTCATAAGCTATATCAGATACGAACCTGCAACCGGAATCTGCCCAGAGATATCGGCAAGGAACGGCCATGCTTAAATTACCATATTAAGCAGTGTCAGGCTCCGTGCCAGGGCTATATTAACAAGGAAGATTACGGAAAGTCTATTAGTCAGGCCCTGGAATTTCTGGGCGGGAAATACAGTCCGGTCATTACCATGTTAGAGGAGAAGATGCAGGCTGCCTCAGAAGAGATGGATTATGAAAAGGCCATTGAATTCAGGGATTTGTTAAACAGCGTAAAGCAGATCGCCCAAAAGCAGAAGATTACGGACAGCGGTATGGAAGACCGGGATATCATTGCCATGGCTAAGGATGAAAAGGATGCCGTTGTTCAGGTATTTTTTGTTCGGGAAGGCAGGCTGATCGGCCGGGAGCATTTTCATGTAAATATTGGAGCAGCTGAGGATAACCAGCAGATTCTGACTGGCTTTGTAAAGCAGTTCTATGCAGGAACGCCCTTTGTTCCCAAGGAGCTGTGGGTACAGACTGCACTTGAGGATGATACGGTAATCGAAGAATGGCTGTCTGCCAAGCGAGGCCAGAAGGTGAAAATCATGGTTCCAAGAAAGGGCCAGAAGGAACGTCTGGTGGAGCTGGCGGAGAAGAACGCTGCCCTTGTTTTATCTCAGGATAAGGAAAAGATCAAACGGGAAGAGCTGCGTACCATTGGAGCCATGAACGAAGTGGGCAATTGGCTTGGGCTTACGGAAGTCAGGAGAATTGAAGCGTTCGACATTTCAAATATCAGCGGTTTCGAGTCAGTAGGCTCTATGATAGTCTACGAAAATGGCAAACCAAAGCGTAATGATTATCGAAAGTTTAAAATAAAATGGGTAAAGGGAGCCAATGACTATGCCTCCATGCATGAGGTGCTGACCAGAAGGTTTTCCCATGGATTAAAGGAAGCAGAGGAGCTAAAGGAAAAGGGCGTGGATGAAGAGTTTGGAAGCTTCACCCGTTTTCCGGATCTCATTATGATGGATGGCGGCCGGGGGCAGGTAAATATTGCGCTTCAGGTTATTCAGGATCTGGGGCTTGCAATTCCCGTCTGCGGTATGGTAAAGGATGATAACCATCGTACCAGGGGACTTTACTATAACAATGTGGAGATTCCCATTGACCGGCATTCTGAAGGCTTTAAGCTGATAACAAGAGTCCAGGATGAAGCCCATCGGTTTGCAATTGAATACCATAGAAGCTTAAGAAGCAAGGGACAGGTGAAGTCCATCCTTGATGATATTGAAGGAATTGGGCCAAACCGCAGAAAAGCGCTTATGCGTGAATTTAAAGGGCTGGAGCCTATAAAAGAAGCTTCCATGGAGGAACTTTTAAAAGTTCCGGGCATGAACGCCAGAGCGGCTAAGAGCGTTTATGATTTTTTTCATTGA
- a CDS encoding DUF1653 domain-containing protein, translated as MEKEPRPGDFYRHFKDKMYQIVSVATHSETREKMVVYQALYGTYQVYVRPFDMFVSEVDHEKYPEVKQKYRFEKINIEAAPETVPQEEAPAESHSEDLRGTNKNLLAFLDARTYHEKLEVLFDRKDEFSPEELLAICEILEIGRLDSEPEEKYYAIKRHLELQNKYDGSRLR; from the coding sequence ATGGAAAAAGAACCCAGGCCAGGAGATTTTTACAGACATTTTAAAGATAAGATGTATCAGATCGTATCGGTAGCCACTCACTCGGAAACAAGGGAAAAGATGGTGGTATATCAGGCACTTTACGGTACCTATCAGGTATATGTCCGCCCTTTTGATATGTTTGTCAGTGAGGTGGATCATGAGAAGTATCCAGAAGTAAAGCAAAAATACCGGTTTGAGAAGATAAACATAGAAGCAGCTCCGGAAACAGTCCCCCAGGAGGAGGCTCCCGCAGAGAGTCATTCGGAAGATTTAAGGGGAACCAATAAAAATCTTCTTGCTTTTCTTGACGCAAGGACGTATCATGAGAAACTGGAGGTTCTTTTCGACAGAAAGGATGAATTTTCACCGGAAGAGCTTCTTGCTATTTGTGAAATACTGGAGATTGGACGGCTGGATTCTGAGCCGGAAGAGAAGTATTACGCAATTAAACGGCATCTGGAACTGCAAAATAAGTACGATGGATCAAGATTGAGGTGA